The Sulfolobus sp. A20 genomic interval TCAGAGGTAACTTGTTAGCCTTCACCTCTGACGATGATATCTGGCTGTTAAACCTTGAAAGGAAAGATAACAGACCTATAAGGTTAACTAGCGGGTTAGGAGTGTCAATAAGACCAAAAATTAGCCCTGACGGAAAAAAGATAGCTTTTACTGCGCTTTGGTTAAAGAGTGGCAAGTCAAGTTCAGATGTTTTCGTCTTAGGGGATGGGGAAGCCAAAAGGGTGACCTATTTTGGTAGAAATAGTAGAGTTGCCGGTTGGTTGTCTGAAAACGAGATATTGGTAATAACTGACTTTCACACTCCCTTTACTCAATGGACTGAAGCCTACAAAGTTAACGTAAATGATGGAAGTTTTGAGAAGCTTCCCTATGGTATAGTTTCTAACATCGTTATGAGTAATGATATTATAATCTTAGCCAGAGGGTATCAAGATTTACCTTTCTGGAAGGGTTATAAGGGAGGAACTAAAGGTGAGCTTTGGATATCTTATGATGGAGGTAAGTCCTTCAATAAATTCGTTAGCTTAAATGGAATAGTAAGTTGGCCTATGATCGTGAAGGGTAGAGTGTACTTTTTATCTGATCACGAAGGGGTGGCTAATCTTTATTCCGTAGATCTAGATGGAAAAGACTTAAAGAAACATACAAACTTTACCGAATACTATTGCAGAAATGCTAGTTCTGATGGAGAGAAAATAGTTTTCCAGAACGCTGGAGACATTTATATATATTACCCTGAGAAAGAGAGTCTTGAAAAAGTCGAAATAGATTTACCAACAGATAGGAAGAAGAGACAACCTAAATTCGTAAGCGTAACTGAATACTTAACTGAAGTCTCGACAAATAATAATTACGTAGGTATAATTTCGAGAGGAAAGGTTTTCTTAATGAAACCTTGGGATGGACCATCAGTACAGTTAGGAGAGAAACAAGGTGTCAAATATAGACAAATTCAAATTTTACCCTCTAACGAAGTGTTAGTTGTAAACTCTAATGATGATAAATTAGTAATCCTTGGAAAGGATAGTAAAAAGATAGACATAGATTTCGGAAGGATAGAGAGAATCAATGTTTCTCCAGACGGTAAGAAGGTATTAATATCTAACAATAGGCAGGAATTATGGCTTTATGAGATTGAAAATAATTCAGCCAAGTTAATAGACAAGAGTGAATACAACATTATTTTTGAGATGGACTGGCATCCAGATAGTGAGTGGTTCGCTTACTCCTTCCCAGAGGGTCATCAGGTACGTTCTATAAAGTTAGGTCATATTTCTGGTAAGACGATAAGAATCACTACTCCATATGGTTATGATTTCTCGCCTTCTTTCGATCCAGATGGTAGATACTTATATTTCCTTTCAGCCAGACATCTAGAAGCAACAGATGATAAGGCTATTTTTAACCTATCCTTCCAAAAAGTCGTTAAACCATATCTCGTAGTGTTAAGCAATTCTTATTCTCCTTTTAATCAACCATTAGAACAAGTAAGTGATAAGAAGGGTATAGAAGTTGAAGGAATTCAAGATAGGGTATTACCATTCCCAGTGAATGAGGATAATTACGTTAAGATAGCGGGAGCTAAAAACAATAAAGTCTTCTTACTATCTTACCCTATAAGGAATGTCAGATCGTTTAGTGATGAGGGAAACGGAAAACTAGAGGTTTATGATTTAGATTCGAAGAGTAAAGAAACCTACGCGGATAACTTAAATGATTTCGTACTATCAAATGATAAGTCAAAGATCATACTAATGTTTAAGGACACGTTAAGAATGTTTGACGTTAATTCTAAACCAGATTTGAACTCTCAAGGGAGGAAAGGAGGGGTAATTGATTTAACGAGGGTTAAGGTGTTAGTAGAATTCGATAAGGAATGGAGACAAATGTTAAGAGAGACATGGAAGCTAATGAAACAGAACTATTGGAATGAGAATAAACTAGAAGGATGGAACAGTGTATTGCCTAAATACGAGAGATTATTAGATAGGATAAGTACGAGGTATGAATTGTCAGATTTAATACAAGAGATGCAGGGAGAGACTAAAACGTCTCATTCCTACGAATTTCCTTATGACTATGATACTCAAGAGCCATTACAAGTAGGAGGATTAGGAGCTGAATTTGAGTATGATAACGGTTGTTTTAGGATTACCAAAATATATGTCGGAGATCCTACAAATGAAAATGAGAGAAGCCCACTTAGGGATCCTGGAGTGCAACTGAATGTAGGGGATTGCATAAAGGCAATAGATGGAGAAGACGTGGGAAATAATGCTATAAAAAATATTTATTATTATTTGTTCAATAAAGATCAAATAATTTTGGATGTAATTACTAAGGATGGAGCGAGCAGGAGAGTTAGTGTTAAGGTTCTTCATGATGAGAAGTTCTTATTATATAGATACTGGGTGGAGAAAAATAGGGAGTATGTGCACGAGAAGAGTAAAGGTCTCTTAGGATACGTCCACATTCCAGACATGGGTTTTCAAGGTTTTGCTGAATTTTATAGATTATTTAGGTCAGAGTTTGACAGGGACGGATTGATAGTTGACGTGAGATTTAACAGAGGAGGATTTATCTCTGGGTTAATCCTACAGAAATTATTGCTTAAAAGGGAAGGATACGACGTTCCTAGACATGGGAAGAAAAATCCCATTCCCTTCTTCTCCTCACCTAAGGTCTTAGTAGCCATT includes:
- a CDS encoding S41 family peptidase; protein product: MLGYYMFPDVRGNLLAFTSDDDIWLLNLERKDNRPIRLTSGLGVSIRPKISPDGKKIAFTALWLKSGKSSSDVFVLGDGEAKRVTYFGRNSRVAGWLSENEILVITDFHTPFTQWTEAYKVNVNDGSFEKLPYGIVSNIVMSNDIIILARGYQDLPFWKGYKGGTKGELWISYDGGKSFNKFVSLNGIVSWPMIVKGRVYFLSDHEGVANLYSVDLDGKDLKKHTNFTEYYCRNASSDGEKIVFQNAGDIYIYYPEKESLEKVEIDLPTDRKKRQPKFVSVTEYLTEVSTNNNYVGIISRGKVFLMKPWDGPSVQLGEKQGVKYRQIQILPSNEVLVVNSNDDKLVILGKDSKKIDIDFGRIERINVSPDGKKVLISNNRQELWLYEIENNSAKLIDKSEYNIIFEMDWHPDSEWFAYSFPEGHQVRSIKLGHISGKTIRITTPYGYDFSPSFDPDGRYLYFLSARHLEATDDKAIFNLSFQKVVKPYLVVLSNSYSPFNQPLEQVSDKKGIEVEGIQDRVLPFPVNEDNYVKIAGAKNNKVFLLSYPIRNVRSFSDEGNGKLEVYDLDSKSKETYADNLNDFVLSNDKSKIILMFKDTLRMFDVNSKPDLNSQGRKGGVIDLTRVKVLVEFDKEWRQMLRETWKLMKQNYWNENKLEGWNSVLPKYERLLDRISTRYELSDLIQEMQGETKTSHSYEFPYDYDTQEPLQVGGLGAEFEYDNGCFRITKIYVGDPTNENERSPLRDPGVQLNVGDCIKAIDGEDVGNNAIKNIYYYLFNKDQIILDVITKDGASRRVSVKVLHDEKFLLYRYWVEKNREYVHEKSKGLLGYVHIPDMGFQGFAEFYRLFRSEFDRDGLIVDVRFNRGGFISGLILQKLLLKREGYDVPRHGKKNPIPFFSSPKVLVAITNENAGSDGDVFSYLFKKYKLGVLIGKRTWGGVIGISPRHRLADKSTVTQPEFALHFDDIGLGIENYGVDPDIEVEIKPEDYANEKDTQLDKAIELALKQLNK